The proteins below are encoded in one region of Anoplopoma fimbria isolate UVic2021 breed Golden Eagle Sablefish chromosome 19, Afim_UVic_2022, whole genome shotgun sequence:
- the rxylt1 gene encoding ribitol-5-phosphate xylosyltransferase 1, whose translation MKIPKRKLFLLIIFAYVAFSLYAAYNVFFSTKVISRVHRVVKKETGALSGGVRDGPMLARDWNPWEDEQVDYNSALTKKRETFKQHLGRIDKNKPKRYRVQIWGKAAIGIYLWEHILEGPLNPTDKIAQWREGELQSGKIDFSFYTGPAVVQGHVPLDMNSLVLVLNGREQQKVSYSTRWLEHVQALVQSHSVSHVAVIMLGNEHCNNDFIAPYLKRNGGFVDLLFLVYDSPWVNDKDVFQWPLGVATYRQFPMIRPNAQLITSNRPYLCNFLGTVYKNSSRETLMQVLKQSGLDKECITTAREKWLPQETADSLRRYQTALAQSELTLCPVGINTECYRIYEACSYGSVPVVEDVMTPGTCAAGSSSPLRLLKAAGAPFIFISDWKELPAILERERGMSQEQRVDRRRRLLEWYASFRQQMKERFTEVIEETFFKSG comes from the exons atgaaaataccaaaaagaaaactattccTCCTAATTATTTTTGCGTATGTGGCATTTTCACTCTATGCTGCATATAATGTCTTCTTCAGCACCAAAGTCATCTCCCGTGTTCACAGGGTGGTGAAGAAAGAGACGGGGGCTCTCTCGG gtGGTGTCAGAGATGGACCAATGTTAGCTCGTGATTGGAATCCGTGGGAGGATGAACAGGTGGACTACAACTCTGCTCTGACCAAAAAGAGGGAGACCTTCAAACAGCACCTGGGTCGAATTGACAAGAACAAACCCAAAAGATACAGGGTACAAATCTGGGGTAAAGCTGCCATTG gGATTTACCTTTGGGAACATATTTTAGAGGGACCCCTCAACCCTACTGACAAGATCGCACAATGGCGTGAGGGAGAACTGCAGTCAGGAAAGATTGATTTCAG TTTCTACACAGGTCCTGCAGTGGTCCAGGGTCATGTCCCTCTGGATATGAACagcctggttctggttctgaaTGGCCGCGAGCAGCAGAAGGTCTCTTACTCCACACGCTGGCTGGAACATGTCCAAGCTCTGGTACAGTCCCACTCAGTGTCACATGTGGCTGTGATCATGCTGGGAAATGAGCACTGCAACAACGACTTCATTGCCCCATATTTAAAGAGAAATGGTGGATTTGTGGACTTGCTGTTTTTAGTGTACGACAGCCCCTGGGTCAACGACAAGGATGTCTTCCAGTGGCCTCTTGGTGTCGCCAC ATACAGGCAGTTTCCTATGATCAGGCCTAATGCCCAACTGATTACCTCAAACAGGCCATACCTCTGCAATTTCCTAGGAACTGTTTACAAAAATTCCTCCAGAGAAACTCTAATGCAGGTGCTGAAACAATCTGGTCTGGATAAGGAATGCATCACCACTGCCAGGGAGAA GTGGCTCCCTCAGGAGACAGCAGACAGTTTGAGACGCTATCAGACAGCTCTGGCCCAGAGCGAGCTCACTCTCTGCCCAGTCGGAATCAACACAGAGTGCTACCGCATCTACGAGGCCTGCTCCTACGGCTCAGTGCCCGTGGTGGAAGACGTAATGACACCTGGGACCTGTGCGGCCGGGTCCAGCTCCCCGCTACGTCTGCTCAAAGCTGCAGGGGCacccttcatcttcatcagtgACTGGAAAGAACTGCCGGCCATcttggagagggagagagggatgagccAGGAGCAGAGGGTGGACAGGCGGAGGAGGCTGTTGGAGTGGTACGCCAGCTTCCGCCAGCAGATGAAGGAAAGGTTCACTGAGGTCATCGAGGAGACTTTCTTCAAAAGCGGCTGA